The DNA segment CCGCTATAAATCTTAAAGAACAAGGTATTAATGCCAGAGTGGTTTCAATGCCATCATGGGAGCTATTCGATCTGCAAGATAAAAGCTATCGCGAATCCATTATCCCGTCCGAAATAAAAGTAAGAATATCTATAGAAGCTGGGCGCACCATTGGTTGGCAAAAATACATTGGCGAAGACGGCCTGGCAATGGGAATAGACCGGTTTGGAGTCTCGGCACCATGGGAAGATGCCTATGCCTATCTTGGATTGACGGTAGAACGAATTATCAGTGAAGCGAAGAAATTATTAGAGAAGTAGTATCAGGATCTGATAATACCCGACAGCCGGTGGTAACTCTGAGCCGGATTTTTACTAAGGAATATAGCGCTTCCGACACAGATTGAATTGGTACCGCTACTTGCAACTAATTTCAAATTCTCTTCTTTTACTCCGCCATCTATGCCGACTTCCATTTCGTTGTATTGCTGCCGGAACACTTTTACTTTATCAAGTACTTCAGGGATGAACTTTGCACCATAATAGCCGGGGTTGACTGTCATAAACAGCACGCAGTCTATTTTGCAGGCCAGGTTTATTAATACATCAGCCGGTGTCGAAGGATTCATAGCTATTCCTACTCCAAGTTGAAGCGATCTGGCTACATCTATAACGCGTATCGGGTTACCAGTTGCCTCAT comes from the Dehalococcoidales bacterium genome and includes:
- a CDS encoding ribulose-phosphate 3-epimerase encodes the protein MKTSAKIVPAILTDNRDSLISMVNLAKSFTDWVQIDFMDGHFVPSLSITPKEIADITPDITWEAHLMVNEPEKILNYIKKAGAERVIFHYEATGNPIRVIDVARSLQLGVGIAMNPSTPADVLINLACKIDCVLFMTVNPGYYGAKFIPEVLDKVKVFRQQYNEMEVGIDGGVKEENLKLVASSGTNSICVGSAIFLSKNPAQSYHRLSGIIRS